One Spinacia oleracea cultivar Varoflay chromosome 4, BTI_SOV_V1, whole genome shotgun sequence DNA segment encodes these proteins:
- the LOC110794171 gene encoding immune-associated nucleotide-binding protein 9 isoform X1 codes for MMMDIPIDIMGGSSIEDDWDFPSLSNGARTIVLVGRTGNGKSATGNSILGRKAYESRRSSSGITSTSELQTTMLKDGQVINVIDTPGLFDSSVGHECIGKEIVKCIDLAKDGVHAILVVFSVRTRFSAEEETALQSLREFFGPKVTDYMIVVFTGGDDLEDDGETLEQYLGRQCPEPLKNILKICKDRCALFDNKTKDITKKEEQVQKLLQLVDKVSEENGGKPYTNDIFKELKKGAMKFRRQEKDVDSLQGYDKGEISALKEQMHKTYEEQLKRITEMVEVKLKATTERLEKQLAQEHAARLKAEESALDAQAKSNDEIRILRENLEKAMKETEELRKNKCAIL; via the exons ATGATGATGG ATATACCAATTGACATAATGGGTGGAAGCTCGATTGAGGATGATTGGGACTTTCCTTCCCTATCAAACGGGGCTCGGACTATTGTTTTGGTTGGACGTACAGGTAATGGAAAAAGTGCCACTGGAAATAGCATCCTTGGAAGAAAGGCATACGAATCTAGACGCAGCTCATCTGGAATTACAAGCACCTCTGAACTTCAAACTACCATGCTTAAAGATGGTCAAGTTATCAATGTAATTGACACACCTG GGCTATTTGACTCTTCTGTTGGACATGAATGTATTGGCAAAGAGATCGTGAAATGTATTGATTTGGCTAAGGATGGTGTACATGCTATACTTGTCGTGTTCTCTGTGAGGACACGTTTCTCTGCGGAAGAGGAAACAGCACTGCAAAGCTTGCGAGAATTCTTTGGACCCAAAGTTACTGATTACATGATAGTAGTGTTTACGGGAGGTGATGATCTTGAAGATGATGGTGAAACTCTTGAACAATATTTGGGCCGTCAGTGTCCAGAGCCTCTGAAG AATATTCTTAAAATTTGTAAGGACCGCTGTGCTCTTTTTGATAACAAAACAAAAGATATAACAAAAAAGGAGGAGCAAGTGCAGAAGCTTCTTCAGCTAGTTGACAAGGTCTCAGAAGAGAATGGAGGAAAACCTTACACGAATGATATATTTAAGGAACTGAAG AAAGGAGCAATGAAGTTCCGTCGCCAAGAAAAAGATGTTGATTCTTTACAAGGTTATGACAAGGGAGAGATATCAGCATTGAAAGAGCAGATGCATAAAACATACGAGGAACAACTCAAGCGGATCACTGAGATG GTTGAAGTGAAGCTGAAAGCGACAACTGAAAGACTTGAAAAACAGTTGGCCCAGGAGCATGCTGCAAGGTTGAAAGCTGAAGAGTCGGCCCTTGACGCGCAGGCAAAATCAAATGATGAGATTCGCATACTCCGGGAGAACTTAGAAAAGGCAATGAAGGAGACAGAAGAGCTCCGGAAAAATAAGTGTGCCATTCTTTGA
- the LOC110794171 gene encoding immune-associated nucleotide-binding protein 9 isoform X2, translated as MGGSSIEDDWDFPSLSNGARTIVLVGRTGNGKSATGNSILGRKAYESRRSSSGITSTSELQTTMLKDGQVINVIDTPGLFDSSVGHECIGKEIVKCIDLAKDGVHAILVVFSVRTRFSAEEETALQSLREFFGPKVTDYMIVVFTGGDDLEDDGETLEQYLGRQCPEPLKNILKICKDRCALFDNKTKDITKKEEQVQKLLQLVDKVSEENGGKPYTNDIFKELKKGAMKFRRQEKDVDSLQGYDKGEISALKEQMHKTYEEQLKRITEMVEVKLKATTERLEKQLAQEHAARLKAEESALDAQAKSNDEIRILRENLEKAMKETEELRKNKCAIL; from the exons ATGGGTGGAAGCTCGATTGAGGATGATTGGGACTTTCCTTCCCTATCAAACGGGGCTCGGACTATTGTTTTGGTTGGACGTACAGGTAATGGAAAAAGTGCCACTGGAAATAGCATCCTTGGAAGAAAGGCATACGAATCTAGACGCAGCTCATCTGGAATTACAAGCACCTCTGAACTTCAAACTACCATGCTTAAAGATGGTCAAGTTATCAATGTAATTGACACACCTG GGCTATTTGACTCTTCTGTTGGACATGAATGTATTGGCAAAGAGATCGTGAAATGTATTGATTTGGCTAAGGATGGTGTACATGCTATACTTGTCGTGTTCTCTGTGAGGACACGTTTCTCTGCGGAAGAGGAAACAGCACTGCAAAGCTTGCGAGAATTCTTTGGACCCAAAGTTACTGATTACATGATAGTAGTGTTTACGGGAGGTGATGATCTTGAAGATGATGGTGAAACTCTTGAACAATATTTGGGCCGTCAGTGTCCAGAGCCTCTGAAG AATATTCTTAAAATTTGTAAGGACCGCTGTGCTCTTTTTGATAACAAAACAAAAGATATAACAAAAAAGGAGGAGCAAGTGCAGAAGCTTCTTCAGCTAGTTGACAAGGTCTCAGAAGAGAATGGAGGAAAACCTTACACGAATGATATATTTAAGGAACTGAAG AAAGGAGCAATGAAGTTCCGTCGCCAAGAAAAAGATGTTGATTCTTTACAAGGTTATGACAAGGGAGAGATATCAGCATTGAAAGAGCAGATGCATAAAACATACGAGGAACAACTCAAGCGGATCACTGAGATG GTTGAAGTGAAGCTGAAAGCGACAACTGAAAGACTTGAAAAACAGTTGGCCCAGGAGCATGCTGCAAGGTTGAAAGCTGAAGAGTCGGCCCTTGACGCGCAGGCAAAATCAAATGATGAGATTCGCATACTCCGGGAGAACTTAGAAAAGGCAATGAAGGAGACAGAAGAGCTCCGGAAAAATAAGTGTGCCATTCTTTGA
- the LOC110794170 gene encoding uncharacterized protein produces MAGDEATPPPPPKRIEPDSPFYLGSQDRPGDFITPTRLRNHNYNERASDIQTALEARRKFGFLDGTITAPISPCTQSDWTAINAMLVSWITNTIDPEVKSQLTKYREPKRLWDHLKPRFSVVNGHRIQQLKSSIARCEQTKSMSVYQYYEKLNALWEDLSNLEPIISCTCCSNCSAAEKHVQKRETAKLHEFLMGLYSPYYSQQRTNILSQDPLPSLDRAYQLVTQDERVRQAKPMVEDNPPEVTAFSVRATPNTEKVRAGTGEVPFCTNCQKQGHDISSCWVLNPCIHCKKHSHASENCYEIVGYPENLKTSGPNRGRGGRSTRGRGRGSRPGNRSPIHTNTAPTHINNAAYVSGQTSNTHTSCAMG; encoded by the coding sequence ATGGCAGGCGATGAAGCCACACCGCCTCCCCCACCTAAAAGAATCGAACCAGATTCTCCGTTTTATCTAGGTAGTCAAGACCGACCGGGTGATTTCATCACTCCAACGAGACTCCGTAATCATAACTATAATGAACGGGCTAGTGATATTCAAACCGCATTAGAAGCAAGGCGAAAATTCGGGTTCCTGGACGGCACCATCACGGCTCCAATCTCACCATGCACTCAATCGGATTGGACAGCAATCAATGCCATGCTCGTTTCTTGGATTACCAACACTATTGATCCTGAGGTAAAATCTCAATTAACAAAATATAGAGAGCCCAAACGCTTATGGGATCATCTTAAACCTCGTTTTTCAGTTGTTAATGGTCATAGAATTCAACAACTTAAATCATCTATTGCTCGTTGTGAACAAACAAAGTCTATGTCGGTCTATCAATATTATGAGAAACTTAATGCATTATGGGAGGACTTAAGTAATCTTGAACCTATTATTTCTTGTACGTGTTGTTCTAATTGTTCTGCTGCAGAAAAGCACGTTCAAAAACGTGAAACGGCTAAACTTCATGAATTTTTGATGGGTCTCTATTCTCCTTATTATTCTCAACAACGTACCAATATTTTGTCTCAAGATCCGCTTCCCTCTCTTGATCGAGCATATCAATTGGTCACACAAGATGAACGTGTCCGACAAGCCAAACCCATGGTAGAGGACAACCCCCCCGAGGTCACTGCTTTTTCTGTTCGTGCAACCCCTAACACGGAGAAGGTACGGGCCGGCACTGGTGAGGTTCCTTTTTGCACGAATTGTCAAAAACAAGGCCATGATATTTCATCTTGTTGGGTTTTAAATCCTTGTATCCATTgtaaaaaacatagtcatgcaAGTGAAAATTGTTATGAGATTGTGGGCTACCCAGAGAATCTAAAAACATCCGGCCCAAATCGTGGGCGTGGTGGCAGATCAACCCGTGGGCGTGGCAGGGGATCTAGGCCTGGAAATCGCAGCCCAATCCACACTAACACTGCCCCCACTCACATCAATAATGCTGCCTATGTTTCTGGGCAAACATCAAACACGCACACTTCTTGTGCAATGGGCTAG